A genomic segment from Pseudomonas sp. S09G 359 encodes:
- the hemF gene encoding oxygen-dependent coproporphyrinogen oxidase, protein MTTRTEAVKAYLLDLQDRICSALETFETDTRFIEDAWTRPAGGGGRTRVIENGVVIEKGGVNFSHVFGSGLPPSASAHRPELAGRGFEALGVSLVIHPHNPHVPTSHANVRFFIAEKDGEEPVWWFGGGFDLTPYYGNEEDCIHWHRVAEQACAPFGADVYSRYKAWCDSYFHIKHRNEPRGIGGLFFDDLNEWDFDTCFAFIRAIGDAYIDAYLPIVQRRKALAYTEQQREFQEFRRGRYVEFNLVYDRGTLFGLQSGGRTESILMSLPPQVRWSYDWKAEAGSEEARLTDYFLQDRDWLGLAAPKAAV, encoded by the coding sequence ATGACTACCCGCACCGAGGCTGTAAAGGCCTACCTGCTTGACCTGCAAGACCGCATTTGCAGCGCCCTGGAAACCTTCGAGACGGACACTCGCTTTATCGAAGACGCCTGGACCCGGCCTGCCGGCGGCGGCGGTCGCACCCGTGTGATCGAAAACGGCGTGGTGATCGAAAAAGGCGGCGTTAACTTTTCCCACGTGTTCGGCAGCGGCCTCCCACCGTCCGCCAGTGCACATCGCCCGGAGCTGGCCGGTCGTGGGTTTGAAGCGCTTGGCGTATCGCTGGTGATCCACCCGCACAACCCCCATGTGCCGACTTCCCACGCCAACGTGCGGTTTTTCATCGCTGAAAAAGACGGCGAAGAACCAGTGTGGTGGTTTGGTGGCGGCTTCGACCTCACGCCCTACTACGGCAACGAAGAAGACTGCATCCACTGGCACCGCGTGGCCGAGCAGGCCTGTGCACCGTTCGGCGCCGACGTGTATTCGCGCTACAAGGCTTGGTGCGACAGCTACTTCCACATCAAGCATCGCAATGAACCGCGTGGCATCGGCGGCCTGTTCTTCGATGATTTGAACGAGTGGGATTTCGACACCTGCTTCGCCTTCATCCGCGCCATCGGTGATGCGTACATCGACGCCTACCTGCCGATCGTGCAGCGCCGCAAGGCCCTGGCGTATACCGAGCAGCAACGCGAATTCCAGGAGTTTCGCCGTGGTCGCTACGTCGAGTTCAACCTGGTGTATGACCGTGGCACCCTGTTCGGCCTGCAGTCGGGCGGGCGTACCGAGTCGATCCTGATGTCGCTGCCGCCGCAAGTGCGCTGGAGCTACGACTGGAAAGCCGAGGCCGGCAGCGAAGAAGCACGCCTCACTGACTACTTCCTGCAAGACCGCGACTGGCTGGGCCTCGCCGCGCCAAAGGCGGCTGTCTGA
- the aroE gene encoding shikimate dehydrogenase, protein MDKYVVFGNPIGHSKSPLIHRMFAEQTGEQLDYSTLLAPLEDFIGCAREFFEHGRGANVTVPFKEDAYRLANTLSERAQRAGAVNTLSKLADGTLLGDNTDGAGLVRDLTVNAGLSLQGKRILLLGAGGAVRGALEPLLAERPASLIIANRTVEKAELLAELFDDLGPVSASGFDWLREPVDVIINATSASLSGDVPPIAGSLIEPGKTFCYDMMYAKAPTAFCRWATEQGAAVAMDGLGMLVEQAAEAFYLWRGVRPDSAPVLAELRRQLA, encoded by the coding sequence ATGGATAAATATGTCGTATTCGGTAACCCCATCGGCCACAGCAAGTCGCCGTTGATTCACCGCATGTTTGCCGAGCAGACCGGTGAGCAATTGGACTACAGCACCTTGCTCGCGCCTTTGGAGGATTTCATCGGCTGTGCCCGTGAGTTTTTCGAGCACGGCCGTGGCGCCAACGTCACCGTGCCGTTCAAGGAAGACGCCTACCGCCTGGCCAACACCTTGAGTGAACGCGCGCAACGCGCCGGCGCGGTGAACACCCTGAGCAAGCTGGCCGACGGCACCTTGCTGGGCGACAACACCGACGGTGCCGGCCTGGTGCGCGACCTGACGGTAAACGCCGGGTTGAGCCTGCAAGGCAAGCGCATCCTGTTGCTCGGCGCGGGTGGCGCGGTGCGGGGGGCGTTAGAGCCTTTGCTGGCCGAGCGGCCGGCTTCGCTGATCATCGCCAACCGCACCGTGGAAAAGGCTGAATTGCTCGCCGAGCTGTTCGACGATCTTGGCCCGGTGTCTGCCAGCGGTTTCGACTGGCTGCGTGAGCCGGTGGACGTGATCATCAATGCCACGTCCGCCAGCCTGTCAGGCGATGTACCGCCGATTGCCGGCAGCCTGATCGAACCGGGCAAGACCTTTTGCTACGACATGATGTACGCCAAGGCACCCACCGCGTTCTGCCGCTGGGCCACCGAGCAAGGCGCAGCCGTGGCGATGGATGGTTTGGGCATGCTGGTGGAACAGGCGGCGGAAGCGTTCTACCTGTGGCGCGGCGTACGCCCGGATTCGGCGCCGGTGCTGGCTGAATTACGCCGCCAGTTGGCTTAA
- a CDS encoding SulP family inorganic anion transporter: MPRPTRQSLFPFLAWLPRQTRASVGRDAIVGLSGAVLALPQSIAYALIAGLPPEYGLYAAIIPVLIACLWGSSWHLICGPTAAISIVLYASVSPLAVPGSQDYITLILLLTCLAGVFQWLLGMLRFGALVNFVSHSVVLGFTLGAAVVIALGQLPNLLGLDLPSQATAINSLLALIHHSGEWDHASLALGLGTLLVGAALKYLVPRWPTLLIALALGSLAAWVWPGMFGHVALVSSFIGKLPPFSPLPMDLDMILRLLPSAVAVGMLGLVTSLSIARSLSARSQQLLDANQEVRAQGLSNIVGGFFSGYLSAGSFTRSGLSYEAGACSPLAGVFSALWVALFALFGAALIAHIPIPSMAASILLICWGLVDHRGIRALFRVSRAEFVVMGLTCVATLLLELQTAIYAGVLASLFFYLKRTSQPRVQQWRDGDEDVLRVGGSIFFGASHYLQVRLQRLSGERVVIEAQQINFIDYSGVEMLHQEARRLRGLGRSLTLRRARPQVVEELQKLEGADNCPIHFKD; this comes from the coding sequence ATGCCCCGGCCAACACGCCAATCACTCTTCCCCTTCCTCGCCTGGCTCCCACGCCAAACCCGCGCCAGCGTCGGGCGGGACGCGATCGTCGGCCTCAGCGGCGCCGTGCTCGCCCTGCCGCAGTCGATTGCCTACGCGCTGATCGCCGGTCTCCCACCGGAGTACGGCTTGTACGCCGCCATCATCCCGGTACTGATCGCCTGCCTCTGGGGCTCGTCCTGGCACTTGATCTGCGGCCCCACGGCGGCAATTTCGATTGTTCTCTACGCCAGCGTCAGCCCGCTGGCCGTACCGGGATCACAGGACTACATCACCCTGATCCTGCTGCTGACCTGCCTCGCCGGGGTATTCCAGTGGCTGCTCGGCATGCTGCGCTTCGGCGCGCTGGTGAATTTTGTCTCCCACTCGGTGGTACTCGGCTTTACCCTGGGCGCTGCCGTGGTGATTGCCCTGGGGCAACTGCCCAACCTGTTGGGGCTGGACTTGCCCAGCCAGGCCACGGCGATCAATAGCCTGCTGGCACTGATCCACCACAGCGGCGAGTGGGACCATGCGTCACTGGCCCTGGGCCTGGGTACCTTGCTGGTGGGCGCAGCGCTCAAGTACCTGGTGCCGCGCTGGCCGACGCTGCTGATCGCGCTGGCCCTGGGCAGCCTGGCGGCGTGGGTGTGGCCTGGGATGTTCGGGCATGTGGCGCTGGTCAGTTCGTTTATCGGCAAACTGCCGCCGTTCAGCCCGTTGCCGATGGACCTGGACATGATTCTGCGCCTGCTGCCCAGCGCCGTGGCGGTGGGCATGCTGGGGCTGGTCACCAGCCTGTCGATTGCGCGCTCGCTGTCGGCGCGTTCGCAACAATTGCTCGACGCCAACCAGGAAGTCCGCGCGCAGGGCTTATCCAATATCGTCGGCGGATTTTTCTCCGGCTACTTGTCGGCCGGTTCGTTTACACGCTCGGGCCTCAGCTATGAAGCGGGCGCTTGCTCACCGTTGGCCGGGGTGTTCTCCGCGCTGTGGGTGGCACTGTTCGCACTGTTTGGCGCGGCCTTGATCGCGCATATCCCGATCCCGAGCATGGCCGCCAGCATCCTGCTGATCTGCTGGGGCCTGGTGGATCATCGCGGCATTCGCGCGTTGTTCCGCGTCAGCCGCGCCGAGTTTGTGGTGATGGGCCTGACCTGCGTCGCCACCTTGTTGCTGGAGCTGCAAACAGCGATCTATGCCGGTGTGTTGGCCTCATTGTTTTTCTACCTCAAGCGCACGTCGCAACCGCGGGTGCAGCAATGGCGCGACGGTGACGAAGATGTGTTGCGGGTAGGCGGTTCGATCTTTTTCGGCGCCAGCCATTACCTGCAAGTGCGCCTGCAACGCCTGTCGGGCGAGCGGGTGGTGATCGAGGCGCAGCAGATCAACTTTATCGACTATTCCGGGGTGGAGATGCTGCACCAGGAAGCGCGGCGGTTGCGGGGGTTGGGGCGTAGTTTAACGTTGCGCCGGGCCAGGCCGCAGGTCGTTGAAGAACTGCAAAAACTGGAAGGGGCCGACAACTGCCCCATCCATTTCAAAGACTGA
- the choX gene encoding choline ABC transporter substrate-binding protein: MQKLTVVLGMLVLGSANVYADASCNTVKMADPGWSDIAATNAITGFLLTGMGYKPKVDTLAVPITFGGLKDGQVDVFLGNWMPAQQGFYDKFVANGDVVQLAKNLDGTEFTLAVPDYVWDAGVHDFADLNKFADKFDKKIYGIGSGAPANISLQEIIKKNDFDLGQWKLVESSEQAMLAEVSRAVKKQKFVTFLGWTPHPMNVQLKMHYLKGGEKYFGDTGSVYTLTRKGYAQACPNVGKLLTNLSFTQEMENSIMAEVANNKVSNADAAKAWIKANPAVLDKWLEGVKTVDGQDALAAVKAKL; the protein is encoded by the coding sequence ATGCAAAAGTTAACCGTAGTGTTGGGCATGTTGGTGCTGGGCAGCGCCAACGTGTATGCGGACGCCAGTTGTAACACGGTGAAAATGGCCGATCCGGGCTGGAGCGACATTGCCGCAACCAATGCCATCACCGGCTTTTTGCTGACGGGCATGGGCTACAAACCCAAGGTCGACACCCTGGCGGTGCCCATCACGTTTGGCGGGCTGAAGGATGGCCAGGTGGATGTGTTCCTGGGCAACTGGATGCCGGCGCAGCAGGGCTTCTACGACAAGTTCGTGGCCAATGGCGATGTTGTGCAACTGGCCAAGAACCTCGACGGCACCGAGTTCACCCTCGCCGTGCCGGACTACGTGTGGGACGCGGGCGTGCATGACTTTGCCGACCTGAACAAGTTTGCCGACAAGTTCGACAAGAAGATCTACGGCATCGGCTCCGGTGCGCCGGCGAACATTTCGTTGCAGGAGATCATCAAGAAGAATGACTTCGACCTCGGCCAGTGGAAGCTGGTGGAGTCGAGTGAACAGGCGATGCTCGCCGAAGTGTCGCGGGCGGTGAAGAAGCAGAAATTCGTCACCTTCCTGGGCTGGACGCCACACCCGATGAACGTGCAGCTGAAAATGCATTACCTCAAGGGTGGCGAAAAGTATTTTGGTGACACCGGCAGCGTGTATACCTTGACCCGCAAAGGCTATGCACAGGCTTGCCCGAATGTCGGGAAACTGCTGACCAACCTGAGTTTTACCCAGGAGATGGAGAACAGCATCATGGCTGAGGTGGCCAACAACAAGGTCAGCAATGCCGATGCGGCAAAGGCCTGGATCAAGGCGAACCCGGCGGTGTTGGATAAGTGGTTGGAGGGTGTGAAAACCGTTGATGGCCAGGATGCGTTGGCCGCAGTAAAAGCCAAGCTCTAA
- the betC gene encoding choline-sulfatase, whose amino-acid sequence MKRKNILFIMADQMAAPMLPFYGPSPIKLPNLSRLAAQGVVFDAAYCNSPLCAPSRFTLVSGQLPSKIGAYDNAADFPADVPTYAHYLRRLGYRTALSGKMHFCGPDQLHGYEERLTSDIYPADYGWAVNWDEPDVRPTWYHNMSSVLQAGPCVRTNQLDFDEEVVFKAQQYLFDHIREDGDQPFCLTVSMTHPHDPYTIPKPFWDLYDDNDIPLPTTPAQADLDPHSQRLLKVYDLWDKPLPVDKIRDARRAYFGACSYIDSNVGKLLQTLEDTGLADDTIIIFSGDHGDMLGERGLWYKMHWFEMAARVPLLVSAPGQFAAGRVSKAVSTADLLPTLVALAGGELDPRLPLDGRSLVPHLQGQGGHDEVFGEYMAEGTISPLMMIRRGAYKFIYSEDDPCLLFDVHNDPREQEELSQSPQYRALFAAFLDEARAKWDIPAIHQQVLASQRRRRLVFEALTEGKLKSWDHQPLVDASQQYMRNHIDLDDLERKARYPQPCQNQ is encoded by the coding sequence ATGAAGCGCAAGAACATTCTTTTCATCATGGCCGATCAAATGGCCGCGCCGATGCTGCCGTTCTACGGACCTTCCCCGATCAAATTGCCGAACTTGAGCCGCCTCGCCGCACAGGGCGTGGTGTTCGACGCCGCGTATTGCAACAGCCCGCTGTGCGCGCCCTCGCGCTTTACCCTGGTAAGCGGCCAGTTGCCGAGCAAGATCGGCGCCTACGACAACGCGGCAGATTTCCCCGCCGATGTACCGACCTATGCCCACTACCTGCGTCGCCTCGGCTACCGCACCGCGCTGTCGGGCAAGATGCACTTCTGTGGCCCCGACCAACTGCACGGCTACGAAGAACGCCTGACCAGCGACATCTACCCCGCCGACTACGGCTGGGCCGTGAACTGGGACGAGCCGGACGTGCGCCCCACCTGGTACCACAATATGTCTTCGGTGCTGCAGGCCGGCCCGTGCGTGCGCACCAACCAGCTGGATTTCGACGAGGAAGTGGTGTTCAAGGCCCAGCAATACCTGTTCGACCACATCCGCGAAGACGGCGACCAGCCGTTCTGCCTCACGGTGTCGATGACCCACCCACACGACCCGTACACCATTCCCAAGCCGTTCTGGGATCTGTACGACGACAACGACATCCCATTGCCTACAACGCCGGCCCAGGCCGACCTCGACCCGCATTCCCAGCGCCTCCTCAAGGTCTATGACCTGTGGGATAAACCGCTGCCTGTGGACAAGATCCGCGATGCGCGCCGCGCCTACTTTGGCGCGTGCAGCTACATCGACAGCAATGTCGGCAAGCTCCTGCAGACCCTGGAAGACACTGGCCTGGCTGACGACACGATCATCATTTTCTCCGGCGACCATGGCGACATGCTCGGCGAACGGGGCCTCTGGTACAAAATGCACTGGTTTGAAATGGCCGCCCGCGTGCCGCTGCTGGTCAGTGCGCCGGGGCAGTTTGCCGCGGGCCGCGTGAGCAAAGCCGTGTCCACTGCCGACCTGTTGCCGACCCTGGTGGCACTGGCCGGCGGTGAGCTGGACCCGCGCCTGCCGCTGGACGGCCGGTCACTGGTCCCGCACTTGCAAGGGCAGGGCGGGCACGACGAAGTGTTTGGCGAGTACATGGCCGAAGGCACCATCAGCCCGTTGATGATGATTCGCCGAGGCGCCTACAAATTCATCTACAGCGAAGACGACCCTTGTCTGCTGTTCGATGTTCACAACGACCCACGGGAGCAGGAAGAACTCAGCCAGTCGCCGCAGTATCGGGCACTGTTTGCGGCCTTCCTGGACGAGGCGCGGGCCAAATGGGACATCCCGGCGATCCACCAACAGGTGCTCGCCAGCCAACGCCGCCGCCGTCTGGTGTTTGAAGCACTGACCGAAGGCAAGCTGAAGAGCTGGGATCACCAGCCGCTGGTGGACGCCAGTCAGCAATACATGCGCAACCATATCGACCTCGACGACCTGGAGCGCAAGGCACGTTATCCACAACCCTGCCAAAACCAATAA
- a CDS encoding LysR family transcriptional regulator — MYEALGDLSLDLLRAFEAAARHRSFTAAAMELGTTQPAISQQIKRLEEQLVIRLFDRIYRGIELTDAGALLFEHVQGGLQAINQGLSAITQQDQHEVLQVATDFAFAAYWLMPRLHRFHQANPQVDVSLVTSERNHATLRSDIDVAVLFGDGRFKQGDSLWLFNEEVFPVCSPQWLKTQATPLTVQNLHDYPLLHLRQENNSQWFDWSGVFRELGISTAPTPGQLRFDNYTLLIQAAIAGQGVAIGWRHLVDNLLEQNWLCRPISDTVISRFGYYVVQPQRKRRGQLVERFVDWLVAEQASSAQSLTGLALPSIAV, encoded by the coding sequence ATGTATGAAGCCCTCGGTGACCTGTCCCTCGACCTGCTGCGCGCGTTCGAAGCCGCCGCACGCCACCGCAGTTTTACCGCCGCCGCGATGGAGCTGGGCACCACCCAGCCGGCCATCAGCCAGCAGATCAAGCGCCTCGAAGAACAGTTAGTGATCCGACTGTTTGATCGCATCTACCGGGGCATTGAGCTGACCGACGCTGGCGCCCTGCTGTTCGAGCACGTGCAAGGCGGCTTGCAGGCCATCAACCAGGGCCTGAGTGCGATCACCCAGCAGGACCAGCATGAAGTGCTGCAAGTGGCCACCGACTTCGCTTTCGCCGCCTATTGGCTGATGCCGCGCCTGCATCGCTTCCACCAGGCCAACCCGCAAGTGGACGTGAGCCTGGTGACCAGCGAGCGCAACCACGCCACCTTGCGCAGTGACATCGACGTGGCGGTGCTGTTTGGCGATGGCCGGTTCAAACAGGGCGACAGCCTGTGGTTGTTCAACGAAGAAGTGTTCCCGGTGTGCAGCCCGCAGTGGCTGAAGACCCAAGCCACGCCGCTGACTGTACAAAATTTGCACGATTACCCGCTGCTGCACCTGCGCCAGGAAAACAACAGCCAGTGGTTCGACTGGAGCGGGGTATTTCGCGAGCTGGGCATCAGCACCGCGCCCACCCCCGGCCAACTGCGCTTCGACAATTACACCCTGCTGATCCAGGCGGCGATTGCCGGCCAGGGCGTGGCCATCGGCTGGCGTCATTTGGTGGATAACCTGCTGGAGCAGAACTGGCTGTGCCGGCCGATCAGCGACACGGTGATCTCGCGCTTCGGCTATTACGTGGTGCAGCCCCAACGCAAACGTCGGGGGCAGTTGGTGGAGCGGTTTGTGGACTGGCTGGTGGCGGAACAGGCCAGCAGCGCGCAATCACTGACCGGGCTGGCCCTGCCTTCGATTGCGGTCTAG
- a CDS encoding DOPA 4,5-dioxygenase family protein, with amino-acid sequence MQRIKGYHAHIYFDASTLDQARTLCEDAAKLFPLRMGRVHERPVGPHPDWSCQLAFDAEYIGVVLPWLVIHRNGLVVFLHPNTGDDLKDHTDYAIWMGAMRELNLSVFS; translated from the coding sequence ATGCAACGCATCAAGGGCTACCACGCCCACATCTACTTTGACGCCAGCACCCTCGACCAGGCGCGCACCTTATGCGAAGACGCCGCCAAACTCTTCCCGCTGCGTATGGGCCGCGTGCACGAACGGCCGGTGGGGCCGCATCCGGACTGGAGCTGCCAGTTGGCGTTCGATGCCGAATATATCGGGGTGGTGCTGCCGTGGCTGGTGATCCATCGCAATGGGCTGGTGGTGTTCCTGCACCCCAATACCGGCGATGACCTCAAGGATCACACCGACTACGCCATTTGGATGGGCGCGATGCGTGAGCTGAATTTGTCTGTGTTTTCTTAA
- a CDS encoding 2-dehydro-3-deoxygalactonokinase gives MQAQLIALDWGTSSLRAYKLGSAGVVLEQRALATGIMHLPSEPRDIAGVRCSDGFELAFDAACGDWLDAQPDLPVIACGMVGSAQGWSEAAYRNTPVDVASLGQALHSLCSQRGVTVHIVPGVIEQVGLPNVMRGEETQVLGVLQSLPATDNVLIGLPGSHSKWVEVVEGRITHFDTFMTGEVFAVLSKHSILGRTQKASAEFQADAFDRGVRVALSQDGQRGVLSTLFSARTLGLTAELAAEQQPDYLSGLLIGHELAGLPEHAKQQPIILVGAAALCARYQRALALCGFAHVSLAQEATERGLWQLAVAAGLTQPVTEA, from the coding sequence ATGCAGGCGCAATTGATCGCGCTCGATTGGGGGACCAGCTCCCTTCGTGCTTATAAACTCGGCTCGGCCGGCGTGGTGCTGGAACAGCGCGCGCTGGCCACTGGCATCATGCACCTGCCCAGCGAGCCCCGGGACATCGCCGGTGTGCGCTGCAGCGATGGCTTCGAGTTGGCGTTCGATGCGGCGTGCGGCGACTGGCTCGACGCCCAACCCGACTTGCCGGTGATCGCCTGCGGCATGGTCGGCAGCGCCCAGGGCTGGAGCGAAGCGGCCTACCGCAATACCCCCGTCGACGTCGCCAGCCTGGGCCAGGCACTGCATAGCCTATGCAGCCAGCGGGGTGTGACGGTGCACATCGTGCCCGGCGTGATCGAGCAGGTCGGGTTGCCCAATGTGATGCGCGGCGAAGAAACCCAGGTGCTCGGCGTGCTGCAAAGCCTGCCGGCCACCGATAACGTGTTGATCGGCCTGCCCGGCAGCCATTCCAAATGGGTCGAGGTGGTCGAAGGCCGCATCACGCATTTCGACACCTTCATGACAGGCGAGGTGTTTGCGGTGCTGAGCAAGCACAGCATCCTGGGGCGCACCCAAAAAGCCTCTGCAGAGTTCCAGGCCGACGCGTTTGATCGCGGCGTGCGCGTGGCGCTATCGCAAGACGGCCAGCGCGGCGTGCTGTCGACGCTGTTCAGCGCGCGCACCCTGGGCCTCACCGCCGAACTGGCCGCCGAGCAACAGCCTGATTACCTGTCCGGCCTGCTTATCGGCCATGAACTCGCCGGCCTACCGGAGCACGCCAAGCAGCAGCCGATCATCCTGGTCGGCGCCGCTGCCCTCTGCGCCCGCTACCAACGCGCCCTCGCCCTGTGCGGTTTTGCCCACGTCAGCCTGGCGCAGGAAGCCACCGAGCGCGGCCTGTGGCAACTGGCGGTCGCGGCCGGGCTCACTCAACCAGTAACGGAGGCCTGA
- a CDS encoding 2-dehydro-3-deoxy-6-phosphogalactonate aldolase: MLKQALAHNGLIAILRGVTPGEAQAVGQVLYDAGFRVIEVPLNSPDPYTSIRTLRDSLPADCLIGAGTVLTPEQVEQVKAAGGQVIVMPHSDAKVLRAAKAAGLYLSPGVATPTEAFAALAEGADVLKLFPAEQMGPSVIKAWLAVLPAGTLLLPVGGITPDNMQVFIDAGAKGFGLGSGLFKPGMTVDQVASRAQAYVGAWKALS; this comes from the coding sequence ATGCTCAAGCAAGCACTCGCACACAACGGTTTAATCGCAATCCTGCGTGGCGTAACCCCGGGCGAAGCCCAGGCGGTTGGTCAAGTTTTGTACGACGCCGGGTTTCGCGTAATCGAAGTACCACTGAATTCGCCGGACCCTTACACCAGCATCCGCACCCTGCGCGACAGCCTGCCAGCCGATTGCCTGATCGGCGCCGGCACGGTGTTGACGCCGGAGCAGGTCGAGCAGGTCAAAGCGGCGGGCGGCCAGGTGATCGTCATGCCTCACAGCGATGCCAAGGTCTTGCGCGCGGCGAAGGCGGCCGGCTTGTACCTGTCGCCGGGGGTGGCCACACCCACCGAAGCGTTCGCCGCCTTGGCTGAAGGGGCTGACGTGTTGAAGCTGTTTCCGGCCGAGCAAATGGGCCCTTCAGTGATCAAGGCGTGGCTGGCGGTATTGCCGGCGGGCACCTTGCTGCTGCCGGTGGGCGGCATTACCCCGGACAACATGCAGGTGTTTATCGACGCTGGCGCCAAGGGGTTCGGGCTGGGGTCCGGGTTGTTCAAACCGGGCATGACGGTGGATCAGGTCGCGAGCCGCGCCCAGGCGTATGTCGGCGCCTGGAAAGCCCTGAGCTGA
- the dgoD gene encoding galactonate dehydratase, with product MKITKLTTFIVPPRWCFLKVETDQGVTGWGEPVVEGRAHTVAAAVEELSDYLIGKDPRNIEDIWTVLYRGGFYRGGAVHMSALAGIDQALWDIKGKALGVSVSDLLGGQVRDKIRVYSWIGGDRPADTARAAKEAVARGFTAVKMNGTEELQFVDSFEKVDLALANVAAVRDAVGPNVGIGVDFHGRVHKPMAKVLMKELDPYKLMFIEEPVLSENYEALKELAPLTSTPIALGERLFSRWDFKRVLSEGYVDIIQPDASHAGGITETRKIANMAEAYDVALALHCPLGPIALAACLQLDAVCYNAFIQEQSLGIHYNESNDLLDYVRDPGVFDYDQGFVKIPNGPGLGIEINEEYVIERAAIGHRWRNPIWRHADGSFAEW from the coding sequence ATGAAAATCACCAAACTGACGACCTTTATCGTCCCGCCGCGCTGGTGCTTCCTCAAGGTCGAAACCGACCAGGGCGTGACCGGCTGGGGTGAGCCCGTGGTCGAGGGCCGCGCCCATACCGTGGCCGCTGCCGTTGAAGAACTGTCCGACTACCTGATCGGCAAAGACCCACGCAACATCGAAGACATCTGGACCGTGCTCTATCGCGGGGGCTTCTACCGTGGCGGCGCCGTGCACATGAGCGCCCTTGCCGGCATCGACCAGGCGCTGTGGGACATCAAGGGCAAGGCCCTCGGCGTGTCCGTCAGCGACCTGCTCGGCGGCCAGGTGCGTGACAAGATCCGTGTGTATTCGTGGATCGGCGGCGACCGCCCGGCCGACACTGCCCGCGCCGCCAAAGAGGCCGTGGCCCGTGGCTTCACTGCCGTGAAAATGAACGGTACCGAAGAATTGCAGTTTGTCGACAGCTTCGAAAAAGTCGACCTGGCCCTGGCCAACGTTGCCGCCGTGCGTGATGCGGTCGGGCCGAACGTCGGCATCGGCGTGGACTTCCATGGCCGGGTGCACAAGCCCATGGCCAAGGTGCTGATGAAAGAGTTGGACCCGTACAAACTGATGTTTATCGAAGAGCCGGTGCTCAGCGAAAACTACGAAGCCCTCAAGGAGCTGGCGCCGCTGACCAGCACCCCGATTGCCCTGGGCGAGCGCCTGTTTTCGCGGTGGGACTTCAAGCGCGTGCTCAGCGAAGGGTATGTCGACATCATCCAGCCGGATGCTTCCCACGCCGGCGGCATCACCGAAACCCGCAAGATCGCCAACATGGCCGAAGCCTACGACGTGGCCCTGGCCCTGCACTGTCCGCTGGGCCCGATCGCCTTGGCAGCTTGCCTGCAATTGGACGCGGTTTGTTACAACGCGTTTATCCAGGAGCAGAGCCTGGGCATTCACTACAACGAGAGCAACGACTTGCTCGATTACGTGCGCGACCCGGGCGTGTTCGACTATGACCAGGGCTTCGTGAAGATCCCCAACGGGCCGGGCCTGGGCATCGAGATCAACGAGGAATACGTGATCGAACGCGCGGCCATCGGCCACCGCTGGCGTAACCCGATCTGGCGCCATGCCGACGGCAGCTTTGCCGAGTGGTGA